One genomic window of Candidatus Edwardsbacteria bacterium includes the following:
- a CDS encoding endonuclease MutS2, with amino-acid sequence MNTHSLKILEFNFVLEALARKTGTPYGRAEALAIVPSTSPAVIAEQQAVTAEARKLLEAGIGLDFGNVQDIRPALGALAAEGAIIEPLELLQLGRHLEAARRIKSTISLRKDDYPLLDALASGFRAYKVLEDRIARSIEPDGRVADRASDTLYHLRRDQEALRARIYDKLESIMNASSGSIQESVVTIREGRYVIPVKSDAKSQVKGIVHDTSSSGATVFVEPLVSVELNNKMRQVILAEKREVERILQEFSKEILDEIEPIQQNLELISQFDLLVAKARLASEWHCSQALRSQGNYLKVAAARHPALESPVPLDMELGDGKLTMVITGPNTGGKTVVLKTVGLLVLMNQSGLQIPAGEGSALPVFGEVFADIGDEQSISQSLSTFSSHMRQIGNIVREAGERSLVLLDEIGAGTEPSEGSSLAIAILSDLTDKGCLTLSTTHYGALKSFVQSREGMINAAMEFDRQALKPTYRLMMGLPGASYGLEIASRLGLPESIVAEARTRLDSKSIKLEELISDIEDTKRRMEQREREAADELDAARKMSQEYESKLKGLKDELKELKQQAKQEAKDILAQARSASEMAVAGIKKEQASKDSIKQARNILAETESKLDLGSSAEARGEDDHLAIKEPLKMGQAVYVPSVQKEGEVVALPDSGGKVKVQVGGIRMTLKSGQLRSLQRGREEKAGSVKMSLEEERHFNSELHLLGMRAEESLELVDRYLDEAVMLGINSVRIVHGKGAGVLRQVVKEALTKDPRVRSFRLGEWNEGQDGVTVVELK; translated from the coding sequence ATGAACACCCATAGTTTAAAAATATTAGAATTCAATTTCGTCCTGGAGGCTCTGGCCCGCAAGACCGGCACGCCCTATGGCCGGGCCGAGGCGCTGGCGATTGTTCCGTCCACCTCCCCGGCGGTGATCGCCGAACAGCAGGCCGTCACCGCCGAGGCCAGGAAGCTGCTGGAGGCCGGCATCGGGCTGGATTTCGGGAACGTTCAGGACATCCGCCCGGCCCTGGGGGCCCTGGCGGCCGAGGGGGCCATCATCGAGCCGCTGGAGCTGCTGCAGCTGGGACGCCATCTGGAGGCGGCCCGCCGGATAAAGTCCACCATCAGCCTGCGCAAGGATGATTACCCGCTTTTAGACGCTCTGGCCTCAGGCTTCCGGGCCTACAAGGTGCTGGAGGACCGGATCGCCAGATCCATCGAGCCGGACGGGCGGGTGGCCGACCGGGCCAGCGACACCCTGTACCACCTGCGGCGCGACCAGGAGGCCCTGCGGGCAAGGATCTACGACAAGCTGGAAAGCATCATGAACGCCTCCTCCGGCTCCATCCAGGAATCGGTGGTCACCATTCGGGAGGGGCGCTATGTGATCCCGGTCAAATCCGACGCCAAGTCGCAGGTCAAGGGCATCGTCCACGACACCTCCTCCTCCGGTGCCACGGTGTTCGTGGAGCCGTTGGTATCCGTTGAACTGAACAACAAGATGCGGCAAGTGATCCTGGCCGAGAAGCGCGAGGTGGAGCGGATCCTGCAGGAATTCTCCAAGGAAATACTGGACGAGATCGAGCCCATCCAGCAGAACCTGGAGCTGATATCGCAGTTCGACCTGCTGGTGGCCAAGGCCCGCCTGGCCTCCGAATGGCATTGCTCCCAGGCCCTGCGTTCCCAGGGAAACTACCTGAAGGTGGCGGCCGCCCGGCATCCGGCCCTGGAAAGTCCGGTGCCGCTGGACATGGAGCTGGGCGACGGCAAGCTGACCATGGTGATCACCGGGCCCAACACCGGCGGCAAGACGGTGGTGCTGAAAACCGTCGGCCTGCTGGTGCTGATGAACCAGTCCGGCCTGCAGATCCCGGCCGGAGAGGGCAGCGCCCTGCCGGTATTCGGCGAGGTGTTCGCAGACATCGGCGACGAGCAGTCCATCTCCCAGTCGCTGTCCACCTTCTCCTCGCACATGCGGCAGATAGGCAACATCGTCCGGGAGGCCGGAGAGCGATCGCTGGTATTGCTGGACGAGATCGGGGCCGGCACCGAGCCCTCCGAGGGATCTTCGCTGGCCATCGCCATCCTGTCGGACCTGACCGACAAGGGCTGCCTGACCCTCTCCACCACCCATTACGGGGCGCTGAAGAGCTTCGTCCAGAGCCGGGAGGGGATGATCAACGCCGCCATGGAATTCGACCGCCAGGCATTGAAGCCCACCTACCGCCTGATGATGGGCCTGCCCGGCGCCAGCTACGGGCTGGAGATAGCTTCGCGGCTGGGCCTGCCGGAGAGCATCGTGGCCGAGGCTCGGACCAGGCTGGACTCCAAGTCCATCAAACTGGAAGAGCTGATCTCCGACATCGAGGATACCAAGCGTCGGATGGAACAGCGGGAGCGGGAGGCGGCCGACGAACTGGACGCCGCCAGGAAAATGTCACAGGAATACGAATCTAAATTGAAGGGGCTCAAGGACGAGCTCAAGGAGCTTAAACAGCAGGCCAAGCAGGAGGCCAAGGATATTCTGGCCCAGGCCCGCAGCGCCTCGGAGATGGCGGTGGCCGGCATCAAGAAAGAACAGGCCTCCAAGGACAGCATCAAGCAGGCCCGGAACATCCTGGCTGAGACCGAATCCAAACTGGATCTGGGGTCCTCCGCCGAGGCCAGGGGAGAGGACGATCATCTGGCGATAAAGGAGCCCTTGAAGATGGGCCAGGCGGTATATGTGCCCTCTGTTCAAAAAGAGGGCGAAGTGGTGGCCCTGCCCGATTCCGGGGGCAAGGTCAAGGTCCAGGTGGGCGGCATCCGGATGACCCTGAAGAGCGGCCAGCTGAGGTCCCTGCAAAGGGGCAGGGAGGAAAAAGCGGGATCGGTAAAAATGTCGCTGGAAGAAGAGAGGCATTTCAACTCCGAGCTGCACCTGCTGGGAATGCGGGCCGAGGAATCGCTGGAACTGGTGGACCGCTATCTGGACGAGGCGGTGATGCTGGGGATAAATTCGGTCAGGATCGTGCACGGCAAGGGCGCCGGGGTGCTGCGCCAGGTGGTCAAGGAGGCGCTGACCAAGGATCCCCGGGTGAGATCCTTCCGTTTGGGTGAATGGAACGAGGGCCAGGACGGGGTGACGGTGGTGGAACTTAAATGA
- a CDS encoding CvpA family protein has protein sequence MNWIDIIILILLALAVGIGFKKGLVQEIVGIIALVIAFFLALKMHLIAAAMLTRMISGLPKHIAPMVGFVAVFLIVFLAITIVGWILSKIIKATPLDLADKIGGMVIGLVKGALIISVILLLLALAPLPREFNSKLDRSGMIRSIRKVAPLVYEKSKGLWPKAQKLYQEFEKAPTPKKVEQII, from the coding sequence ATGAACTGGATAGACATCATCATCCTGATCCTGCTGGCCCTGGCGGTGGGGATCGGCTTCAAGAAGGGCCTGGTGCAGGAGATCGTGGGCATCATCGCCCTGGTCATCGCCTTCTTCCTGGCGCTTAAAATGCACCTGATCGCGGCGGCCATGTTGACCAGGATGATCTCCGGTTTGCCCAAACACATCGCGCCGATGGTGGGTTTCGTGGCGGTATTTCTGATCGTGTTCCTGGCCATCACCATCGTCGGTTGGATATTATCAAAAATCATCAAAGCCACCCCGCTGGATCTGGCCGACAAGATCGGCGGCATGGTCATCGGGCTGGTAAAGGGCGCGCTGATAATATCGGTGATATTGTTGCTGCTGGCGCTGGCGCCGCTGCCCAGGGAATTCAATAGCAAGCTGGACCGCTCGGGCATGATCCGCTCCATCCGCAAGGTGGCCCCGCTGGTCTATGAGAAATCCAAAGGGCTGTGGCCCAAGGCCCAGAAGTTATACCAGGAATTCGAGAAAGCGCCAACGCCCAAGAAGGTGGAGCAGATAATTTAA
- a CDS encoding RsmE family RNA methyltransferase, with the protein MFEFFYVPPSSIEARQIVISGEEARHISKALRHKKGDQITVVDGQGGEYECTIAAISDGAVTANIFNRRRKTNETIKQVSLAQAVPKGQRMDFVIEKGTEIGLHAIIPLITENSVVKPADDKPGFSLPQLDDDSGGGKAARWQRIAIAAMKQSLRSVLPAIGEPTDFAKLSESFVNYDLLLMADETEKKINLADVFAKLPENKEVRKVLCLVGPEGGFSQREKEIIAEARGHIITLGSRRLRAETAGLVLSTVVLDRLGELG; encoded by the coding sequence ATGTTTGAATTCTTCTACGTTCCGCCCTCCTCCATCGAAGCCCGGCAGATAGTGATCTCCGGCGAGGAGGCCCGGCATATCTCCAAAGCCCTGCGCCACAAGAAGGGCGACCAGATCACCGTGGTGGACGGCCAGGGCGGGGAATACGAATGCACCATTGCGGCCATCTCGGACGGCGCGGTGACCGCCAATATCTTCAATCGGCGGCGCAAGACCAACGAGACCATCAAGCAGGTAAGCCTGGCCCAGGCGGTGCCCAAAGGCCAGCGGATGGACTTCGTTATCGAGAAGGGCACCGAGATAGGCCTGCACGCCATCATCCCGCTGATCACCGAGAACTCGGTGGTCAAGCCGGCCGACGACAAGCCGGGCTTCAGCCTGCCGCAGTTGGACGATGACTCCGGGGGCGGCAAGGCCGCCCGCTGGCAGAGGATCGCCATCGCCGCCATGAAGCAGTCCCTGCGCTCGGTGCTGCCGGCCATCGGCGAGCCGACGGATTTTGCCAAGCTGTCGGAAAGCTTTGTCAATTACGACCTGCTATTGATGGCCGATGAGACAGAGAAGAAGATAAACCTGGCCGACGTATTCGCCAAGCTGCCGGAGAACAAGGAGGTCCGCAAGGTGCTGTGCCTGGTGGGGCCGGAGGGCGGGTTTTCCCAAAGAGAGAAAGAGATCATCGCCGAGGCAAGAGGGCACATCATAACTTTGGGCTCAAGACGCCTGCGGGCGGAGACCGCCGGGCTGGTACTGTCCACCGTGGTGTTGGATAGGCTGGGGGAACTGGGGTAA